Part of the Deltaproteobacteria bacterium genome is shown below.
TCCTCCAGGTCCTCCCAGTAGAGGTGTACCTTCTTGGAGGGCGTGCCGAAGCCGTTGTCCTTGTACTTCCGGAACCCGATGGCCCCCGGCGACCACTTGCCGCCCATTTCCTGGAGTTTGGCCACCGAGAGACCCAGCCCCTTGAGTTGGATGTCGTAGTATTCGACGTCGTCATTGAAGTGGAAGTACTCGGGGAACATGCGCTTGCCCAATTCGATGAACACCATGTTGGAATGCCGGGCTTCTCCCGGGGCCTCAACCAGGGGCTGGCGCAGGGCCACCCCATGGCCGAAGTTGTACCACCAGGGCATGTACAGGATTTCCCAGCGCTCGAAGTGCGTTCGATCCGGAAGCACGATGTCGGCGAATTTGCTTGTCTCGGAGAGCATGATGTCCGTGTTCAGCAGGAACTCCAATTTGTAGTCGCCGTTCCCGTCCTTCATGCACACAGCCTTTTGCCATTCCTTGTTGCCCATTTCGGTCAAGGCCGGGTTGGCCTCGGTGACGACGAGGATCTTCAAGGCATCGTCCTTGATGGCCTGGGCCTCGTACCAGGTAGGTTCCAGGATGAAGCTATACCGGTCGAATTTTTCGCGGTTCGGTCCGGTGCGGTGGAAGCCCTTCTCGGCCAGGGGCGGCGGGCCGGCCGGGGCCGGAAGGACCGGGGACATGGGCGTTAGATCCGGGATGGGCTGGCCGCCAGGGTTGTCCAGGTTGCCGGTTATGGCCATGAAAATGGCCCAGGCGTGGCCAAAGTCCAGGGATTGGCCAAGCATGATGGACTTGTAGCCGTCCACACCAACGGCCGGAGCTTCTCCGCACAGGCGGGCCAGCTTTTCGATATCCTTGGCCGGCACCCCGCAGACGGCACTCATGGCCTGGGGAGTCTTGTCCTTGACGTAGGCCTGGACCTTTTCGAAATCGCCTTCGCGCACCCACTCCTTGACGAACTTCTTGTCGTACAGATCGTTGGCGATGAGGTAGTTGATCATGCCCAGGAATAGGGCCGTGTCCCCGGATGGTTTGATGGGGATCCACCAATCGGCCTTGGCCGCATCCGGGCTGAAGATGGGATCGACAACCACGAGCTTGGCGCCTCGGTCCTTGGCTTCCAGAATATCCCGCGGGACAACGGCATCGTCCAGACAGCCGAAGGCGTGGCGTCCGCAGAGGAGCATGACGCCGTCCTTGGGCATGGAGAACCAAGCCGGCGGGATGTGGTGGTTGGGCACGCCGCCCCAGCATTTGATCTGAGCCACGATCTTGGCCGAATCGCAATGGGGCAGACCCGTGTTGATGTATCCCCCGTAGGCGTTCAGAAAATGCCACTTGGGGTCGGTTAGGGAGTGCGGGAAGAAGCTGTAGGTCAGCTTGTGGGCCTCGCCCCGATCGTACAGGCTGCGGAGTTTGGCCTCGATGGTGTCCATGGCCTCGGCCCAGGAGATTTCCGCGAATTTGCCCTCGCCCCG
Proteins encoded:
- a CDS encoding formate dehydrogenase — encoded protein: MVKDGWYPTVCYQCKAECAIEARIQGGRVTEVRGNPRFRGKVCVKGMAGVTLQYAKDRLTKPLKRIGERGEGKFAEISWAEAMDTIEAKLRSLYDRGEAHKLTYSFFPHSLTDPKWHFLNAYGGYINTGLPHCDSAKIVAQIKCWGGVPNHHIPPAWFSMPKDGVMLLCGRHAFGCLDDAVVPRDILEAKDRGAKLVVVDPIFSPDAAKADWWIPIKPSGDTALFLGMINYLIANDLYDKKFVKEWVREGDFEKVQAYVKDKTPQAMSAVCGVPAKDIEKLARLCGEAPAVGVDGYKSIMLGQSLDFGHAWAIFMAITGNLDNPGGQPIPDLTPMSPVLPAPAGPPPLAEKGFHRTGPNREKFDRYSFILEPTWYEAQAIKDDALKILVVTEANPALTEMGNKEWQKAVCMKDGNGDYKLEFLLNTDIMLSETSKFADIVLPDRTHFERWEILYMPWWYNFGHGVALRQPLVEAPGEARHSNMVFIELGKRMFPEYFHFNDDVEYYDIQLKGLGLSVAKLQEMGGKWSPGAIGFRKYKDNGFGTPSKKVHLYWEDLEEVGQSLPRAILAPEYDADVEDYPFVMISYRRIHINGTGPWSCNNAKLRDQVSGQH